A stretch of the Haloplanus aerogenes genome encodes the following:
- a CDS encoding redox-regulated ATPase YchF gives MLSLALAGKPNAGKSTFYKAATRADVDVANYPFTTIDANRGVTHARTECPCLARDERCGNERCHDGKRYVPVELLDVAGLVPGAHEGKGLGNQFLDELTNADAILNVVDASGGTNAEGEPVEVGTYDPVEEVDFVEREMDQWLAGIIDRNWEGVERKSRSPDFDIDEALTDMLTGFGATVADVAASLRTLEYPEDPIQWTDEDRATLAEEIRARTKPLVIVANKADVAPAENLERLRETDKPVIPATADGELALRTAAEAGVVDYDPGDEGFRITGDVTDSQRKGLDRIRDVMDEYGGTGVQDAIDHAVYELLDRITVFPVQNETKWTDGSGNVLPDAVLLPSGSTPPDLAYAIHTDIGEGYLHAVDARSDRRIGEDHELSEGDVIKIVSTAK, from the coding sequence ATGCTCTCTCTCGCGCTCGCGGGCAAACCGAACGCGGGCAAGTCCACCTTCTACAAAGCGGCCACGCGCGCGGACGTGGACGTGGCGAACTACCCCTTCACGACCATCGACGCCAACCGTGGCGTGACTCACGCGCGCACGGAGTGTCCCTGTCTCGCCCGCGACGAACGCTGCGGCAACGAGCGCTGTCACGACGGCAAGCGGTACGTCCCCGTCGAACTGCTGGACGTGGCGGGTCTCGTCCCCGGCGCCCACGAAGGGAAGGGATTGGGCAACCAGTTCCTCGACGAACTCACCAACGCCGACGCCATTCTGAACGTCGTCGACGCCTCCGGCGGCACGAACGCCGAGGGCGAACCCGTCGAGGTAGGGACGTACGACCCCGTCGAGGAGGTGGACTTCGTCGAACGCGAGATGGACCAGTGGCTCGCGGGCATCATCGACCGTAACTGGGAGGGCGTGGAACGAAAGTCCCGCTCCCCCGACTTCGACATCGACGAGGCGCTGACGGACATGCTCACGGGGTTCGGCGCGACGGTGGCCGACGTGGCCGCCAGCCTCCGTACTCTGGAGTACCCCGAGGACCCGATCCAGTGGACCGACGAGGACCGCGCCACCCTCGCCGAGGAGATTCGCGCGCGCACCAAACCCCTCGTGATCGTCGCCAACAAGGCCGACGTGGCGCCCGCCGAAAATCTCGAACGCCTCCGCGAGACGGACAAACCGGTGATCCCCGCGACGGCGGACGGCGAACTCGCCCTGCGCACCGCCGCGGAGGCAGGCGTCGTCGATTACGACCCCGGCGACGAGGGATTTCGGATCACCGGCGACGTGACCGACTCCCAGCGCAAGGGGCTGGATCGCATCCGCGACGTGATGGACGAGTATGGCGGCACAGGCGTACAGGACGCCATCGACCACGCCGTCTACGAGCTGCTCGACCGGATCACGGTCTTCCCGGTCCAGAACGAGACGAAGTGGACCGACGGGAGCGGGAACGTGTTGCCCGACGCCGTCCTCCTGCCGAGTGGGTCGACGCCGCCGGATCTGGCCTACGCCATCCACACCGACATCGGGGAGGGGTACCTCCACGCCGTCGACGCGCGGTCGGACCGCCGGATCGGGGAGGACCACGAACTGTCCGAAGGCGACGTGATCAAAATCGTCAGCACCGCGAAGTAG
- a CDS encoding putative periplasmic lipoprotein, which produces MHRRRVLAIAVTLLSGCSNLPRATGPRTPPTPSEPTAAPQRSLRVTSLDVEEADDGHLRVLATVQNPTNAQRTRTLRIRVRAGETRTEQQQQVTVAANTEQEVAFDFADVAYDDFSGNGSLNTNWVS; this is translated from the coding sequence ATGCACAGACGCCGCGTCCTCGCCATCGCGGTGACGCTTCTGAGCGGGTGCTCGAACCTGCCACGAGCGACGGGGCCGCGGACGCCGCCGACGCCGTCCGAACCGACGGCGGCCCCCCAGCGCTCGCTACGCGTGACCAGCCTCGACGTTGAGGAAGCCGACGACGGCCACCTGCGAGTGCTGGCGACGGTTCAGAACCCGACGAACGCCCAGCGAACCCGGACGCTCCGCATCCGCGTCAGGGCCGGCGAAACCCGGACCGAACAGCAACAGCAGGTAACCGTCGCGGCGAACACGGAGCAGGAGGTCGCCTTCGACTTCGCGGACGTGGCTTACGACGACTTCTCGGGCAACGGCTCGTTGAACACGAACTGGGTCTCGTAG
- a CDS encoding SipW-dependent-type signal peptide-containing protein translates to MTDDAYNLSRRKALAALGAIGAASAGTGLGTSAFFSDQETFENNRLVAGTLDMKVSWAEHYSDWSEDEAQYAHMEGGELVIDDLDGFMAATLQEQYPPGGLGPNEDPCDVLADVPEDLDLGGQPRPLIDIEDVKPGDFGEVTFDFALCDNPGYLWMNGELLENAENGLTEPEADDPDEGDVMNAGFGAGLAGLVGSLAASRLDTEPDADGDDGIVTRKNALRTATGAGFATLGVGAFAGSAAAAEGDVLGAADLPGHSVGVGIGFDGTYVYTLDGLQSSTLQVYTPTPGGSEASPVTATLVAEKNIVTGGGSPVFISTVDWDQGRERLWAADNGGGAHLIDVGDPTDGSEDAIAEFQFSAPSGLIDGLAYDGNGDTIWWSQDVQPTLYHFEADGTQIETITPTDQNGNPMGISGVATGVDVNGRPTLYVGNHTGAERIIRIYADDGTYISDFETPQGRIEDLACDPNTYDTTALLTMDAFDDTYFAFEIPEGSCLVGGVEEPQPPEEGIGELADALQVTIWYDDDCDNILDDTEEVVFEGSLADAMVQLGTGNGIPLAGDIDAAQGGGTGRNCYSATQRHCIGFRWDLPVDHANEIQSDSVRFDLGFYTEQCRHNDGSGMGVLNEEELEEEEEENGA, encoded by the coding sequence ATGACCGACGACGCTTACAACCTGTCACGGCGGAAGGCGCTGGCCGCACTCGGGGCCATCGGGGCCGCCTCTGCGGGCACGGGTCTCGGGACTTCCGCGTTCTTCAGCGATCAGGAAACGTTCGAAAACAATCGACTCGTCGCGGGCACGCTCGACATGAAGGTCAGTTGGGCGGAGCATTACAGCGACTGGAGCGAGGACGAGGCCCAGTACGCGCACATGGAGGGCGGCGAGTTGGTCATCGACGATCTGGATGGATTCATGGCGGCCACGTTGCAGGAGCAGTATCCGCCGGGTGGACTCGGCCCGAACGAGGACCCCTGCGACGTGCTCGCTGACGTGCCGGAGGACCTCGACCTTGGGGGACAACCCCGGCCGCTGATCGACATCGAGGACGTGAAGCCGGGTGACTTCGGCGAAGTCACCTTCGACTTCGCGCTGTGTGACAATCCGGGCTACCTCTGGATGAACGGCGAACTGCTGGAGAACGCCGAGAACGGGCTGACGGAGCCCGAAGCGGACGACCCGGACGAGGGGGACGTGATGAACGCCGGCTTCGGCGCCGGGCTGGCCGGCCTCGTCGGCTCGCTCGCCGCAAGTCGGCTAGATACCGAACCGGACGCCGACGGCGACGACGGTATCGTCACCCGGAAGAACGCGTTGCGTACTGCCACCGGCGCCGGGTTCGCCACCCTCGGCGTGGGTGCCTTCGCCGGGAGCGCCGCCGCGGCGGAGGGCGACGTGCTGGGGGCCGCCGACCTGCCCGGCCACTCCGTCGGCGTCGGCATCGGCTTCGACGGCACGTACGTCTACACGCTCGACGGTCTCCAGTCGTCTACCCTTCAGGTGTACACGCCCACACCTGGCGGGAGCGAGGCGTCGCCGGTGACGGCGACGCTGGTGGCCGAGAAGAACATCGTAACCGGCGGCGGCAGTCCCGTCTTCATCAGCACCGTCGACTGGGATCAGGGCCGCGAGAGGCTGTGGGCGGCGGACAACGGCGGCGGTGCCCACCTCATCGACGTTGGCGATCCGACGGACGGATCGGAGGACGCAATCGCCGAGTTCCAGTTCTCGGCGCCGAGCGGACTGATCGACGGCCTCGCGTACGACGGCAACGGCGACACCATCTGGTGGAGTCAGGACGTCCAGCCGACCCTCTATCACTTCGAGGCGGACGGCACGCAGATCGAGACGATCACGCCCACGGACCAGAACGGCAATCCGATGGGCATCAGTGGCGTGGCGACCGGGGTCGACGTGAACGGCCGACCGACGCTGTACGTCGGGAACCACACCGGCGCCGAGCGGATCATCCGCATCTACGCCGACGACGGCACCTACATCAGCGACTTCGAGACTCCGCAGGGCCGCATCGAGGACCTCGCGTGCGACCCCAACACGTACGACACGACGGCGCTTCTCACCATGGACGCCTTCGACGACACCTACTTCGCCTTTGAGATTCCGGAGGGGTCGTGTCTGGTTGGTGGCGTCGAGGAACCCCAGCCGCCGGAAGAGGGAATCGGCGAACTCGCCGACGCCCTGCAGGTCACCATCTGGTACGACGACGACTGTGACAACATCCTCGACGACACCGAGGAAGTCGTCTTCGAGGGGTCGCTCGCGGACGCGATGGTCCAACTCGGGACCGGCAACGGAATCCCGCTCGCGGGCGACATCGACGCCGCGCAGGGCGGCGGGACCGGACGCAACTGTTACAGCGCGACCCAGCGCCACTGCATAGGCTTCCGGTGGGATCTGCCGGTGGATCACGCCAACGAGATCCAGTCCGACTCCGTCCGGTTCGACCTCGGCTTCTACACCGAGCAGTGCCGCCACAACGACGGGAGCGGAATGGGCGTGCTCAACGAGGAAGAACTCGAGGAGGAGGAAGAGGAGAACGGCGCGTAG
- a CDS encoding pyridoxal phosphate-dependent aminotransferase encodes MSEFAPRVEAISISGIREVFEAAGEDAINLGLGQPDFPAPDHARQGAIDAIEAGKADAYTSNKGIEPLREAIAAKHERDQGIAVDPGDIIATAGGSEALHLAFEAHVDVGEEVIFPDPGFVSYDALTKVASGTPKPVPLRDDLTLDPAAVEEAITDDTAVFVVNSPGNPTGAVSPEEDIREFARIADEYDVVCVSDEVYEPFVFEGKHHSPITYADTDSVVVVNGCSKTYSMTGWRLGWVTASTRRIERMLRVHQYVQACASAPAQYAAEAALTGPQGVVDEMRETFEERRNLLLDRFAEMGVEVPTPKGAFYAMPKVPDGFVDACIDRGVIVVPGEAFGEGGAGHARLSYANDTEALREALDVMEAVVADLRA; translated from the coding sequence ATGAGCGAGTTCGCCCCGCGCGTCGAAGCCATCTCCATCAGCGGCATCCGCGAGGTGTTCGAGGCCGCCGGCGAAGACGCCATCAACCTCGGCCTCGGCCAACCCGACTTCCCGGCGCCCGACCACGCCCGGCAGGGCGCTATCGACGCCATCGAGGCCGGGAAGGCCGACGCCTACACGAGCAACAAGGGGATCGAACCCCTCCGGGAGGCCATCGCGGCGAAACACGAACGCGATCAGGGGATCGCCGTCGACCCCGGGGACATCATCGCCACCGCGGGTGGCAGCGAAGCGCTCCACCTCGCCTTCGAGGCCCACGTCGACGTCGGCGAGGAAGTCATCTTCCCCGATCCGGGGTTCGTCTCCTACGACGCGTTGACGAAAGTCGCGAGCGGAACGCCAAAGCCCGTCCCCCTGCGCGACGACCTGACGCTCGATCCAGCGGCGGTAGAGGAAGCCATCACGGACGACACGGCCGTCTTCGTCGTCAACAGCCCCGGCAATCCCACGGGCGCCGTCTCGCCCGAGGAAGATATCCGCGAGTTCGCGCGCATCGCCGACGAGTACGACGTGGTCTGTGTCTCCGACGAGGTGTACGAACCCTTCGTCTTCGAGGGCAAACACCACTCCCCGATCACCTACGCCGACACGGACAGCGTGGTCGTCGTCAACGGCTGTTCGAAGACCTACTCGATGACGGGGTGGCGACTGGGATGGGTGACGGCCTCGACCCGCCGGATCGAGCGGATGCTCCGCGTCCACCAGTACGTGCAGGCCTGCGCGTCGGCACCGGCGCAGTACGCGGCCGAAGCCGCCCTCACCGGTCCGCAGGGCGTCGTCGACGAGATGCGCGAGACGTTCGAGGAGCGGCGGAACCTCCTGCTGGATCGCTTCGCGGAGATGGGCGTCGAGGTGCCGACGCCGAAAGGCGCCTTCTACGCGATGCCGAAGGTGCCGGACGGGTTCGTCGACGCCTGCATCGACCGCGGCGTGATCGTCGTCCCCGGCGAGGCGTTCGGCGAGGGCGGCGCCGGCCACGCCCGCCTCTCCTACGCCAACGACACCGAGGCGCTCCGCGAGGCGCTGGACGTGATGGAAGCCGTCGTCGCGGATCTGCGGGCGTAG
- a CDS encoding PAS domain-containing protein has product MSNDRSADASDGPDGLDPEDYRAMFDLVNDAIFVHDAETGAILDVNDTMCEMYGYDRAEALDLSIGDVSAGYPPYTEARAQERIRKAVAGEPQVFEWHAADADGEQFWVEVSLRHAVLGGDGRVLVIVRDIEERKKRERRLRYYETAIEQSNDVMAAVDTDGRYLFVNEAWGDHHEQSADAVVGRPVSAVLDRETYDRVEPYLERAMRGEAVEFEVAHETPDGRPRRFVVEYYPFDPGRGGEEAVVAIMTDITDRLERERELSEKQERLALALETANAGIWAWERETDEATWDENLEQLFGLDPGTFEGTFEAFLDRVHPDDRAAVERTVEQTAERGGSFNQEFRIVREDDVVRWLASRGKAFDAGTPDARMVGVEIDITERKERERHLRVIDRVLRHNLRNDTNIIRGLATNIQRATDGRPSADADRILECAGRLLETAEKEREIVDVLLGGHRTTTFDANEVARTVVQTIHRDHPEATLELDLSESVTVDALKGLPRAIRELVENAVVHSDAETPSVRVAVTADEEAVRFHVADEGPGIPEMERAVLTGDREVRPLYHGSGLGLWLVNWTVRLSDGTVRIDENEPRGTVITVRLPRSGTGSDDW; this is encoded by the coding sequence ATGTCCAATGATCGATCCGCGGACGCGTCGGACGGGCCCGACGGCCTGGATCCGGAGGATTACCGAGCGATGTTCGACCTGGTCAACGACGCTATCTTCGTCCACGACGCCGAGACGGGTGCGATTCTCGACGTGAACGACACGATGTGCGAGATGTACGGCTACGACCGGGCCGAGGCGTTGGACCTCTCCATCGGCGACGTGAGTGCCGGGTATCCGCCGTACACCGAAGCTCGGGCGCAGGAGCGCATTCGGAAGGCCGTCGCAGGGGAGCCACAGGTGTTCGAGTGGCACGCCGCGGACGCCGATGGCGAGCAGTTCTGGGTGGAGGTGAGCTTGCGCCACGCGGTCCTCGGTGGCGACGGGCGAGTCCTCGTCATCGTACGCGACATCGAGGAGCGCAAGAAGCGGGAGCGACGGCTCCGCTACTACGAGACGGCCATCGAGCAGTCGAACGACGTGATGGCCGCCGTCGACACCGACGGCCGATACCTCTTCGTGAACGAGGCCTGGGGCGACCACCACGAGCAGTCCGCCGACGCGGTGGTCGGGCGGCCGGTGTCCGCAGTGCTCGACCGGGAGACCTACGACCGGGTCGAACCGTACCTGGAGCGGGCCATGCGGGGCGAGGCGGTAGAGTTCGAGGTGGCCCACGAGACGCCGGACGGCCGACCGCGTCGCTTCGTAGTCGAGTACTACCCGTTCGACCCGGGTAGGGGGGGAGAGGAAGCCGTGGTCGCCATCATGACCGACATCACCGACCGCCTCGAACGCGAGCGCGAACTCAGCGAGAAGCAAGAGCGGCTGGCGCTGGCGCTAGAGACGGCCAACGCCGGGATCTGGGCGTGGGAGCGCGAGACGGACGAAGCGACGTGGGACGAGAACTTGGAACAGCTGTTCGGTCTCGACCCGGGCACGTTCGAGGGGACCTTCGAGGCGTTCCTCGACCGCGTTCACCCGGACGACCGTGCCGCTGTCGAACGGACGGTCGAGCAAACGGCCGAACGCGGCGGCTCCTTCAACCAGGAGTTCCGCATCGTCCGCGAGGACGACGTCGTGCGCTGGCTGGCTAGCCGTGGGAAGGCCTTCGATGCGGGGACGCCGGACGCTCGGATGGTCGGGGTCGAAATCGACATCACGGAGCGCAAGGAGCGCGAACGGCACCTACGCGTGATCGACCGGGTGCTCCGACACAACCTCCGCAACGACACGAACATCATCCGGGGACTCGCCACCAACATCCAGCGAGCGACGGACGGTCGTCCATCTGCCGACGCCGACCGCATCCTGGAGTGCGCCGGCCGTCTCCTGGAGACTGCCGAGAAGGAGCGCGAAATCGTCGATGTCCTCCTCGGAGGCCATCGGACGACGACGTTCGACGCAAACGAGGTGGCCCGGACGGTGGTGCAGACGATACACCGGGACCACCCCGAGGCGACGCTCGAACTGGATCTCTCGGAGTCGGTCACCGTCGACGCGCTGAAGGGATTGCCGCGGGCGATCAGGGAACTCGTGGAGAACGCCGTCGTCCACAGCGACGCGGAGACACCGTCCGTCCGCGTCGCGGTGACGGCCGACGAGGAGGCCGTCCGATTCCACGTCGCAGACGAGGGACCGGGTATCCCCGAGATGGAGCGGGCCGTCCTCACCGGCGACCGGGAGGTACGACCTCTGTATCACGGCAGCGGGCTCGGTCTCTGGCTGGTGAACTGGACGGTCCGCCTCTCGGACGGCACGGTTCGCATCGACGAGAACGAGCCCCGGGGAACCGTCATCACGGTGCGACTCCCGCGATCCGGGACTGGCAGCGACGACTGGTAG
- a CDS encoding DUF790 family protein: MLTKDLLRVSRAGGGYHPQFAERRHRPLAARVMGTFETHVDRPRADLDAALADLEPEADHFKLVRGFAALCDRDATFETRAAVPPERARRVAFEAAEAVGVVSEADRDRALARAADRLGVSEEHLGDSLYADRDPRQILTAFEPRWDPDDLLDQYNLSLAQTALFDAVEVRVRSSDPKALISAVKRLGLMYEVRRTDSGREVVVTGPDHLFRRTRRYGTSFARLLRSVAKSPEWRLDATIDDRGTDRELVFTDEDVSVPGVDPVAEPTYDSGVEADFAARFQSLGLDWNLVREPEPLAAGARVMIPDFAFEYRYADFTVFFEIMGFWTPDYVEKKLRQLADVEDVELLVAVDESLGVGEAIEARDHRAIPYTGSVRVKDVVDALRRYEDELVADTRAGLPDELHPDADVIGLDAVAADHGVSVDALDGVAFPDHDRVGRTLVHPAVLDALRDRLESGMSLDEAEAVLDEYGLDDASAVLSTLGLRVEWEGLSGGTLRPSE; encoded by the coding sequence GTGCTCACGAAGGACCTCCTCCGCGTGTCGCGGGCGGGCGGCGGCTACCACCCGCAGTTCGCCGAGCGGCGCCACCGACCACTGGCTGCGCGCGTGATGGGGACCTTCGAGACCCACGTCGACCGGCCGCGCGCAGACCTCGACGCCGCCCTCGCGGATCTGGAACCCGAGGCCGACCACTTCAAGCTCGTTCGCGGGTTCGCGGCGCTCTGTGACCGCGACGCCACCTTCGAGACGCGGGCGGCGGTGCCGCCGGAGCGCGCCCGTCGGGTCGCCTTCGAGGCCGCCGAAGCGGTGGGCGTCGTGAGCGAGGCGGACCGCGACCGGGCGCTCGCCCGTGCGGCCGACCGCCTCGGCGTCAGTGAGGAGCATCTCGGCGACTCGCTGTACGCCGACCGCGACCCCCGCCAGATCCTGACGGCGTTCGAGCCCCGGTGGGACCCCGACGACCTCCTCGACCAGTACAACCTCTCGCTCGCTCAGACGGCGCTGTTCGACGCCGTCGAGGTGCGCGTCCGGAGTTCGGACCCGAAGGCGCTGATCTCGGCCGTCAAACGCCTCGGCCTCATGTACGAGGTGCGCCGGACCGATTCGGGGCGCGAGGTGGTCGTCACCGGCCCGGACCACCTCTTTCGGCGCACGCGACGGTACGGTACGTCCTTCGCCCGCCTGCTCCGCTCGGTCGCCAAGAGTCCGGAGTGGCGCCTCGACGCCACTATCGACGACCGGGGGACCGACCGCGAACTCGTCTTCACCGACGAGGACGTGTCGGTGCCGGGGGTCGACCCGGTCGCGGAACCCACCTACGACAGCGGCGTCGAGGCCGACTTCGCCGCCCGATTCCAATCCCTCGGCCTCGACTGGAATCTCGTGCGCGAACCCGAACCCCTCGCCGCCGGCGCGCGCGTCATGATCCCCGACTTCGCCTTCGAGTACCGCTACGCCGACTTCACCGTCTTCTTCGAGATTATGGGCTTCTGGACGCCCGACTACGTGGAAAAGAAACTCCGGCAACTCGCGGACGTGGAGGACGTGGAACTCCTCGTCGCCGTCGACGAGAGCCTCGGCGTCGGGGAGGCAATCGAGGCGCGCGACCACCGCGCCATCCCCTACACCGGGTCGGTCCGCGTGAAGGACGTGGTCGATGCCCTCCGCCGGTACGAGGACGAACTGGTCGCCGACACACGCGCCGGCCTGCCCGACGAACTCCACCCCGACGCGGACGTGATCGGTCTCGATGCCGTCGCCGCCGATCACGGCGTGAGCGTCGACGCCCTCGACGGGGTGGCCTTCCCCGACCACGACCGCGTCGGACGGACGCTCGTCCACCCCGCCGTCCTCGACGCCCTCCGCGACCGCCTCGAATCGGGAATGTCGCTCGACGAGGCCGAAGCGGTTCTCGACGAGTACGGTCTCGACGACGCTAGCGCCGTCCTCTCGACACTGGGCCTCCGCGTCGAGTGGGAGGGGCTGAGCGGCGGGACGCTCCGGCCGTCGGAGTAG
- a CDS encoding DEAD/DEAH box helicase has protein sequence MTLRLRFVDGTIIADGAVPDTLPLTPDDRDRTLRAPAHRYAELRSALDSAGVDYEDRVLDLPALDLTTDYDLRNYQREALDAWDANDRRGVLELPTGSGKTVIAVAAMAALGTPTLVVAPTVDLLTQWRRELETEFDVPVGQLGGGEQRLEDLTVSTYDSAYLRADDIGNRFGFVVFDEVHHLGGEGYRDVARLLAAPARLGLTATFERPDGAHEVIEELVGPVVYDLAVDDLAGDHLADYELRRIEVDLTDAERSAYEEAQGTFVDYLKTSNLSFSSGSDYQELVKRSGSDPRAREALLAKQEAREIMMNADAKVDALARLLDRHRDDRVIVFTAHTDLVYRLSERFLLPAITGETGASERRAILDRFRQGTYSRIVTANVLDEGVDVPDANVAVVLSGSGSEREFTQRLGRILRPKADGGRALLYEVVSAETAEERVAERRR, from the coding sequence GTGACGCTCCGCCTCCGGTTCGTCGACGGGACGATCATCGCCGATGGCGCCGTCCCCGACACCCTCCCGCTCACTCCCGACGACCGCGACCGGACGCTCCGCGCCCCCGCCCACCGTTACGCCGAACTCCGCTCGGCGCTCGATTCGGCCGGCGTCGACTACGAGGACCGCGTTCTGGACCTGCCGGCCCTCGACCTCACTACCGACTACGACCTCCGTAACTACCAGCGCGAGGCGCTCGACGCGTGGGACGCCAACGACCGCCGGGGTGTCCTCGAACTCCCAACCGGGAGCGGCAAGACCGTGATCGCCGTCGCCGCGATGGCCGCGCTCGGGACGCCGACGCTCGTGGTCGCTCCCACCGTCGACCTCCTGACCCAGTGGCGCCGCGAACTGGAGACGGAGTTCGACGTGCCGGTGGGGCAACTCGGCGGCGGCGAACAGCGTCTGGAAGACCTCACCGTCTCCACCTACGACTCCGCGTACCTCCGCGCCGACGACATCGGTAATCGCTTCGGCTTCGTCGTCTTCGACGAGGTCCACCACCTCGGCGGCGAGGGCTACCGCGACGTGGCGCGTCTGCTCGCGGCGCCCGCGCGCCTCGGCCTGACCGCCACCTTCGAACGCCCGGACGGCGCGCACGAGGTGATCGAGGAGTTGGTCGGCCCCGTCGTCTACGACCTCGCCGTCGACGACCTCGCGGGCGACCACCTTGCGGACTACGAACTCCGGCGGATCGAGGTCGACCTCACCGACGCCGAGCGCTCGGCCTACGAGGAAGCTCAGGGCACCTTCGTCGACTACCTGAAAACCTCCAACCTCTCGTTTTCCTCGGGGAGCGATTATCAGGAACTCGTCAAACGTTCGGGGAGCGACCCGCGCGCCCGCGAGGCACTGCTGGCCAAACAGGAGGCCCGCGAGATCATGATGAACGCCGACGCGAAGGTGGACGCCCTCGCCCGCCTCCTCGACCGCCACCGCGACGACCGGGTCATCGTCTTCACCGCCCACACCGATCTGGTCTACCGCCTCTCCGAGCGGTTCCTCCTCCCGGCGATCACCGGCGAGACGGGGGCCAGCGAGCGGCGAGCGATCCTCGACCGCTTCCGCCAGGGGACTTACAGCCGGATCGTGACCGCGAACGTCCTTGACGAGGGAGTGGACGTGCCGGACGCGAACGTCGCCGTCGTCCTCTCGGGAAGTGGGAGCGAACGCGAGTTCACCCAGCGGCTGGGCCGAATCCTCCGGCCGAAAGCGGACGGCGGCCGGGCGCTTCTCTACGAGGTCGTGAGCGCCGAGACGGCGGAAGAGCGGGTGGCCGAGCGGCGGCGGTAG